TTCTGCTGACAGCCGAACGAAAATGCGCGCCAGGCCCCTCGAGGGGCCCAGCCGTCATATTCTCAGCTCTTGACCGGCTCGCTCTTGGAGCGGACGTCCTGGATCATGCTCCGGACGATGCGCACGCGCACGCCATCGGCGATCTCGGCTTCGAGTTCGCCGTCGTCGACCACCTTCGACACTTTCGCGATCAAGCCGCCGGAGGTCACGATCGTGTCGCCGCGGCGCACGTTCTTGATCATCTCCTGATGGGTCTTGGCCCGGCGCTGCTGCGGCCGGATGATCAGGAACCACATGATGACGAAGATGAGGAGGAACGGCACGAGCTGGATCAGCATGTCGGTGCCGCCACCGGCTCCTGTCGCCTGGGCGAAAGCGGGGGTAATCACTGAAGGACTCCTCTGGAACGACGACGCAGCACGCCGCCGGCCGCAAGACACGGCAAAAGCATCGTCTGGCCGGAAAATCGCGCGGACTATAGCCAGCGACGCTGTGAAATCAATCGGACGTACCCAGTCTCCCAGACACGGCTCCTCACCTATGGGCTTGCCGCCATTCGCGCAATGCCCCTTGCGCTCGATCCACGACGCGGTTTAGCTAGCCGCAGTAACCGTACCGGACGTTACGGTACGGTTGGAAGAGACGAAGCGAAGGCGCCAGTGCCATGACCGATACGACCCTATCCCCCCCCGACCAGACCCTGGCGACGCTGCTGCGGATCGCCGATGCGCTGGAGCGCATCGCCCCGCCGCCGCGCAAGGCCGCCGACCTCAAGGCCGCCGATGCCTTCGTCTGGCACGCAGCGGGCTCCGAGCTCGTACCTGTGCCGAAGGTCAACCGCGTCGCGCTCTCGCTGCTGCGCGGCGTCGACCGCGTGCGCGACACGCTGGCCGAGAACACCGAGCGCTTCGCCAAGGGCCTACCGGCCAACAATGTGCTGCTCTGGGGCGCGCGCGGCATGGGCAAGTCCTCCCTGGTCAAGGCTGTTCATGCCGACACCAACCTTCACCTCGCCAAAAGCGAGCTGC
Above is a genomic segment from Bosea sp. NBC_00550 containing:
- the yajC gene encoding preprotein translocase subunit YajC, encoding MLIQLVPFLLIFVIMWFLIIRPQQRRAKTHQEMIKNVRRGDTIVTSGGLIAKVSKVVDDGELEAEIADGVRVRIVRSMIQDVRSKSEPVKS